In Phycisphaerae bacterium, a genomic segment contains:
- a CDS encoding DUF4143 domain-containing protein gives MASDAGVSHTTARRWLSILEASFVVFLLRPYHRNFGKRIIKSPRLYFVDTGLLCYLLRIRNPEELSFHASRGPVFETWVVSEVLKLFHNHGQVPDVYFWQDSNGREVDLLIDLPGTLVVVEAKSGQTVASDFLRDLTQWKATTGCLDARAVLVYGGDESYTRQDVSVISWKDWA, from the coding sequence TTGGCCTCTGATGCGGGGGTTTCACACACAACCGCCCGACGATGGTTATCGATTCTCGAAGCGAGCTTCGTGGTCTTTCTTCTGAGGCCGTATCACCGCAATTTCGGCAAGCGGATCATCAAGTCACCCAGACTGTACTTCGTCGACACGGGGCTGCTCTGTTACCTGCTGCGAATCCGGAATCCCGAGGAACTCAGCTTCCACGCCAGCCGCGGCCCGGTGTTCGAAACCTGGGTGGTTTCGGAAGTCCTCAAGTTGTTTCACAACCACGGCCAGGTCCCCGACGTCTACTTCTGGCAAGACTCGAACGGGCGTGAGGTTGATCTGCTCATCGACTTGCCAGGAACCCTCGTGGTCGTTGAGGCCAAGTCCGGCCAGACGGTTGCATCGGATTTCTTGAGGGATCTGACGCAATGGAAGGCCACTACCGGATGCCTGGACGCGCGGGCTGTTCTCGTCTACGGCGGCGACGAGTCATACACACGCCAGGATGTTTCGGTGATCTCCTGGAAAGACTGGGCATGA
- the ffh gene encoding signal recognition particle protein, with translation MFEALTQRFSEVFQNLRGRGKITEANVAEAMRMVRTALLEADVHVQVVRKFCDEVQAKAIGAQVISSLKPDQVLVKIVHDELVSLMGPVDPRIPFVTPGPTVILMAGLQGCGKTTTCGKLAKYVMARGKRPLLVAADLKRPAAIDQLEVIGGQVGAPVYTERDHAHPVKVCRNSIIEARKTDRDVVILDTAGRLAIDEELMTEIAQIEQATTPHQVYLVIDAMTGQDAVNTARHFNERLELDGLILTKFDSDTRGGAALSAKTITGKPIKFIGVGEKLEALEEFHAERIAGRILGMGDIVSLVEKAQQQYDAQEAARLQRKMATGLNLEDFLGQLKKMKSMGSMKDLMKMVPGLSTQMPDMEVDDSELDRYEAIIHSMTPKERRDPSIIEASRRRRIAAGSGTDPKDVSALIKSFAQVRDMMKVMSGMSMLDRMRSVGHIAKMAASGIIPKIKAGSTFKKRRETQKEKRRRRKKHRR, from the coding sequence ATGTTTGAAGCTCTGACACAACGATTCAGCGAGGTGTTTCAGAACCTTCGCGGACGCGGCAAGATCACCGAGGCCAACGTCGCCGAGGCCATGCGCATGGTTCGGACGGCGTTGCTGGAGGCGGACGTCCACGTCCAGGTGGTGCGCAAGTTCTGCGATGAGGTACAGGCCAAGGCCATCGGTGCTCAGGTCATCTCTTCGCTCAAACCCGATCAGGTGCTGGTCAAGATCGTCCATGACGAGCTGGTCAGCCTCATGGGGCCGGTTGATCCGCGCATCCCCTTTGTGACTCCCGGTCCCACTGTCATTCTGATGGCCGGCCTTCAGGGTTGCGGCAAGACAACGACCTGCGGCAAGCTGGCCAAGTACGTCATGGCCCGCGGCAAACGCCCCTTGCTCGTCGCCGCCGACTTGAAGCGTCCCGCGGCTATCGACCAACTCGAAGTCATCGGCGGCCAAGTGGGTGCGCCCGTCTACACCGAACGGGATCATGCCCATCCTGTTAAGGTCTGCCGCAACAGCATCATCGAGGCCCGCAAGACCGACCGTGACGTGGTTATCCTCGACACCGCCGGCCGTCTGGCGATCGACGAGGAATTGATGACCGAGATTGCCCAGATCGAGCAGGCGACGACCCCGCACCAAGTCTACCTCGTTATCGACGCGATGACCGGCCAGGATGCGGTGAACACCGCACGGCATTTCAATGAGCGGCTGGAACTCGACGGTCTGATCCTGACCAAGTTCGATTCGGACACCCGCGGCGGCGCCGCCCTGTCCGCCAAGACGATCACCGGCAAACCCATCAAGTTCATCGGCGTGGGCGAAAAGCTGGAGGCGCTGGAGGAGTTTCACGCGGAGCGAATCGCCGGGCGCATCCTGGGCATGGGCGACATCGTCAGCCTGGTCGAGAAGGCCCAGCAGCAATACGATGCTCAGGAGGCCGCCAGGCTTCAAAGGAAGATGGCCACCGGCTTGAACCTGGAGGATTTCCTCGGCCAGCTCAAGAAGATGAAATCCATGGGGTCCATGAAGGATCTCATGAAGATGGTTCCGGGCTTGAGCACCCAGATGCCCGACATGGAAGTCGACGATTCGGAGCTGGATCGCTACGAAGCCATCATCCACTCGATGACCCCCAAGGAGCGTCGGGATCCGAGCATCATCGAGGCCTCGCGCCGCCGCCGTATCGCCGCCGGCAGCGGGACCGACCCCAAGGACGTCTCTGCATTGATCAAGAGCTTTGCCCAGGTCCGCGACATGATGAAGGTCATGAGCGGCATGAGCATGCTTGATCGCATGCGATCGGTGGGCCACATCGCCAAGATGGCTGCCAGCGGCATCATCCCCAAGATCAAGGCCGGCTCAACTTTCAAAAAGCGCCGCGAGACCCAAAAAGAGAAGCGCAGACGCCGAAAGAAGCACCGACGTTAA